One segment of Pyxidicoccus xibeiensis DNA contains the following:
- a CDS encoding DoxX family protein gives MSRFETSPALGATVLRIALGAVFLAHAGAKAFIFTFAGTAQFFEAHGFPGWTATPVFLVELLGGLALVAGFRTRQVALALVPVMLGALKPHVANGWMFTNSGGGWEYVAFLILALVAQALVGSGAYAVDGLRERRVAPAGRTASVVG, from the coding sequence ATGAGCCGTTTCGAGACCTCTCCCGCCCTCGGCGCCACCGTCCTCCGCATCGCCCTGGGCGCGGTGTTCCTCGCGCACGCGGGGGCCAAGGCGTTCATCTTCACCTTCGCGGGCACCGCGCAGTTCTTCGAGGCCCACGGCTTCCCCGGGTGGACGGCGACGCCCGTGTTCCTCGTGGAGTTGCTCGGCGGCCTCGCGCTGGTGGCCGGCTTCCGCACGCGCCAGGTGGCGCTGGCGCTGGTGCCGGTGATGCTCGGTGCGCTCAAGCCCCACGTCGCGAACGGGTGGATGTTCACCAACTCCGGCGGCGGCTGGGAGTACGTCGCCTTCCTCATCCTCGCGCTCGTGGCGCAGGCGCTGGTGGGCAGCGGCGCGTACGCGGTCGATGGGCTTCGCGAGCGGCGCGTGGCTCCGGCGGGCCGCACGGCGAGTGTGGTGGGATGA
- a CDS encoding thioredoxin family protein: protein MFRCGKCGAFNRVREPRPSGAPECGRCHGALDISGAPQEVDGEGLDRAILGSPLPVLLDLWAPWCGPCRAAAPIVDAVGRAQAGRLLVLKLNTDAHPRAASALHVQGIPTFVVFAGGREVARRSGALPRAELERWVMMSLAQGGAGATV from the coding sequence ATGTTCCGCTGTGGGAAGTGTGGAGCGTTCAACCGCGTGCGTGAGCCTCGTCCATCGGGCGCGCCCGAGTGTGGCCGGTGCCATGGCGCGCTGGACATCTCCGGTGCGCCGCAGGAGGTGGACGGCGAGGGCCTGGACCGGGCCATCCTCGGCTCGCCCCTGCCGGTGCTGCTCGACTTGTGGGCGCCCTGGTGTGGGCCCTGCCGGGCGGCGGCGCCCATCGTGGACGCGGTGGGCCGGGCCCAGGCGGGGCGGCTGCTGGTGCTCAAGCTGAACACGGACGCGCACCCGCGGGCCGCCAGCGCGCTGCACGTGCAGGGCATTCCTACGTTCGTGGTGTTCGCGGGCGGGCGCGAGGTGGCGCGGCGCAGCGGCGCACTGCCCAGGGCGGAGCTGGAGCGCTGGGTGATGATGTCGTTGGCGCAGGGAGGCGCGGGGGCCACGGTGTGA
- a CDS encoding AAA family ATPase: MESSQLVASWLQGRATLGPDLELRLAPRTVSALAGKLRRAYTWISTQALVSPYQDVHFGDPVVLNGGGTRVELGPVGYSAYVLLPLLNLATSQRLLFVGAPGRGKTTMATLVALIAGGAPDEVRRGVQHGHPQLTLTDLLGSPLPSELIRAEDAKTIRVAWRRWLTQRVKIIDEYNRIPTKTQSALLSLMAEGYAEMFEQVVECGRSAWFLTANDDQGGGTFPVIEALKDRIDLVVRSMPFHSHHLDTLARRITEGTAPGQFVPADIVFTPEELDALDAEVRAVPLPAPVLELLGFFAGQLEFCQRASTQLEYMLKDTLHLAGRRVAHVCTEDCPLDKSVNLCTQTENGVSARAYQAVLLFSKALAYFRGSPEVTVEDLRQVLPWALHDKLKPNPQSAFFQKPEHAVYLLDKVGWVRQLFDAAVVQQAAYAKVREPVARLKAQAEVRTATLHAGEVRQRMGDIQRVMEQVLQKQELNGPVHEDLVFLKNLHGRYGAYLHNLERRGKAEGA; encoded by the coding sequence ATGGAATCCTCCCAGCTCGTCGCCTCGTGGCTCCAGGGTCGTGCCACCCTCGGTCCGGACCTGGAGCTCCGGCTCGCGCCCCGCACCGTCTCCGCGCTCGCCGGCAAGCTCCGCCGCGCGTACACCTGGATTTCCACCCAGGCCCTCGTCAGCCCGTACCAGGACGTGCACTTCGGAGACCCCGTCGTCCTCAACGGCGGAGGCACCCGCGTGGAGCTCGGCCCGGTGGGCTACTCCGCCTACGTGCTGCTGCCGCTGCTCAACCTGGCCACCTCGCAGCGCCTGCTCTTCGTCGGCGCGCCCGGGCGCGGCAAGACGACCATGGCCACGCTGGTGGCCCTCATCGCCGGAGGCGCCCCGGACGAGGTGCGCCGCGGCGTGCAGCACGGCCACCCGCAGCTGACGCTGACGGACCTGCTCGGCAGCCCGCTGCCCAGCGAGCTCATCCGCGCCGAGGACGCGAAGACCATCCGCGTCGCCTGGCGCCGCTGGCTCACCCAGCGCGTGAAGATCATCGACGAGTACAACCGCATCCCCACCAAGACACAGTCCGCGCTGCTGTCCCTCATGGCGGAGGGCTACGCGGAGATGTTCGAGCAGGTGGTGGAGTGCGGCCGCTCCGCCTGGTTCCTCACGGCGAACGACGACCAGGGCGGCGGCACCTTCCCCGTCATCGAGGCGCTGAAGGACCGCATCGACCTCGTCGTGCGCAGCATGCCCTTCCACTCGCACCACCTGGACACGCTGGCCAGGCGCATCACCGAGGGCACCGCGCCGGGCCAGTTCGTCCCCGCGGACATCGTCTTCACGCCCGAGGAGCTGGACGCGCTGGACGCCGAGGTGCGCGCCGTGCCGCTGCCGGCCCCGGTGCTGGAGCTGCTGGGCTTCTTCGCCGGGCAGCTCGAGTTCTGCCAGCGCGCCTCCACGCAGCTCGAGTACATGCTGAAGGACACGCTGCACCTGGCGGGCCGGCGGGTGGCGCACGTGTGTACGGAGGACTGCCCGCTCGACAAGAGCGTCAACCTCTGCACGCAGACGGAGAACGGCGTCTCCGCCCGCGCGTACCAGGCCGTGCTCCTCTTCTCCAAGGCGCTCGCCTACTTCCGGGGCTCGCCGGAGGTGACGGTGGAGGACCTGCGCCAGGTGCTCCCCTGGGCGCTGCACGACAAGCTCAAGCCCAACCCGCAGAGCGCCTTCTTCCAGAAGCCCGAGCACGCGGTGTACCTGCTCGACAAGGTCGGCTGGGTGCGGCAGCTCTTCGACGCGGCGGTGGTGCAGCAGGCGGCCTACGCCAAGGTGCGCGAGCCGGTGGCGCGGCTGAAGGCCCAGGCGGAGGTCCGCACGGCCACGCTCCATGCTGGCGAGGTCCGCCAGCGGATGGGCGACATCCAGCGCGTCATGGAGCAGGTGCTCCAGAAGCAGGAGCTCAACGGCCCCGTGCACGAGGACCTCGTCTTCCTCAAGAACCTGCACGGGCGCTACGGCGCGTACCTCCACAACCTGGAGCGGCGCGGGAAGGCGGAGGGCGCATGA
- a CDS encoding SMI1/KNR4 family protein, producing the protein MTTALRPKSVPPEATFDADANLWREGSPNDSRERLWIHPSGLLLLDAPRKAGKLDGEVKWSLAIHEMSEHAPRVAMQAALGLPKGPTSTMLATFADGALVEVRFRPGFDFPDKLRLELRDGMIDGTLEWVVGPVNGALFEHAGTTLLPKVFKVPKPWPHRLTAVFVKGKLKSTTYFGKDGTPLDVSKPTLTEWGETIEASTLAGYIERGDFAADAARFFPKAPRVSKPGSKKVRAVPAGRALDEVVTGGGVPSMTLAFDFDSYGFDCKKEELYGAADDKYVGIASDGSGEMFLLDVKTGEVVRYAHEEGSVAPAFTSLDQLAFSLLRVEAAAKKLIPKAKLSATFKRLGLTTAAALLKEY; encoded by the coding sequence ATGACGACCGCCCTGCGACCCAAGAGCGTGCCACCTGAAGCCACCTTCGATGCTGACGCCAACCTCTGGCGAGAGGGGAGCCCCAACGACTCGCGCGAGCGCCTGTGGATCCATCCGTCGGGTCTCCTGCTGCTCGACGCCCCACGCAAGGCCGGCAAGCTCGATGGAGAGGTCAAGTGGTCACTCGCCATTCACGAGATGTCCGAGCACGCGCCGCGTGTGGCCATGCAGGCGGCGCTCGGCCTGCCGAAGGGGCCGACCTCCACGATGCTCGCGACGTTCGCGGACGGTGCGCTGGTCGAGGTGCGCTTCCGCCCCGGCTTCGACTTCCCGGACAAGCTGCGGCTCGAGCTGCGTGACGGCATGATTGACGGCACCCTCGAGTGGGTCGTCGGGCCGGTCAACGGTGCACTGTTCGAGCACGCCGGCACCACGCTGCTGCCCAAGGTCTTCAAGGTTCCGAAGCCCTGGCCCCATCGTCTGACGGCGGTCTTCGTCAAGGGCAAGCTGAAGAGCACGACGTACTTTGGCAAGGACGGCACGCCCCTCGACGTGAGCAAGCCCACGCTCACCGAGTGGGGGGAGACCATCGAGGCGAGCACCCTCGCCGGCTACATCGAGCGCGGTGACTTCGCGGCGGACGCGGCGCGCTTCTTCCCGAAGGCGCCGCGCGTGTCGAAGCCCGGCAGCAAGAAGGTTCGCGCCGTTCCCGCGGGTCGCGCGCTGGACGAGGTGGTGACGGGTGGGGGAGTGCCGTCGATGACCCTCGCGTTCGACTTCGACAGCTACGGCTTCGACTGCAAGAAGGAGGAGCTGTACGGTGCAGCCGACGACAAGTACGTCGGCATCGCGAGCGACGGGTCCGGCGAGATGTTCCTTCTCGACGTCAAAACGGGAGAGGTCGTCCGCTACGCGCACGAGGAAGGCTCTGTCGCGCCGGCCTTCACCTCGCTCGATCAGCTCGCTTTTTCGCTCCTCCGTGTCGAGGCGGCTGCAAAGAAGCTGATTCCGAAGGCGAAGCTCTCGGCGACGTTCAAGAGGCTGGGCCTCACGACGGCCGCCGCACTCCTGAAGGAATACTGA
- a CDS encoding 2-hydroxyacid dehydrogenase, translating into MRLAVFDTHRYDRDALEKANARFGHTLTFFEPRLTLQTAPLAEGFPAVCSFVNDKVDAATLEVLAKGGVRLVATRSAGYNHVDLEAAQRLDIRVARVPEYSPHAVAEHAVTLVLSLNRHIARAFSRVRDWNFSLDGLVGFDLAGKTVGVVGTGRIGRVAARIFRGFGCQVLCYDVAPDAAFERELGVRYVPLEELFSSSDVISLHVPLTPGTRHMVDAAALARMKKGVVLVNTGRGALIDSRALLGALKSGHLGGAGLDVYEEEEGIFFQDLSGQVLQDDVLARLLTFPNVLVTSHQAFLTHEALGNIAETTLANVRSFEHGEPMQNEVRAEQVLRAPTASR; encoded by the coding sequence ATGCGGCTCGCCGTTTTCGACACGCACCGGTATGACCGCGACGCCCTGGAGAAGGCCAATGCGCGCTTCGGTCACACGCTCACCTTCTTCGAGCCGCGCCTGACGTTGCAGACGGCGCCGCTGGCGGAGGGCTTTCCGGCGGTGTGCTCCTTCGTCAACGACAAGGTGGATGCCGCCACGCTGGAGGTGCTGGCCAAAGGCGGCGTGCGGCTCGTGGCCACGCGCTCGGCGGGCTACAACCACGTGGACCTGGAGGCCGCGCAGCGGCTGGACATCCGCGTGGCCCGCGTGCCCGAGTACTCGCCGCACGCAGTGGCCGAGCACGCGGTGACGCTGGTGCTCTCCCTCAACCGCCACATCGCCCGCGCCTTCTCGCGCGTGCGCGACTGGAACTTCTCGCTGGACGGGCTGGTGGGCTTCGACCTGGCCGGGAAGACGGTGGGCGTGGTGGGCACGGGCCGCATCGGCCGCGTGGCCGCCCGCATCTTCCGGGGCTTCGGCTGCCAGGTGCTCTGCTACGACGTGGCGCCGGACGCCGCCTTCGAGCGCGAGCTGGGCGTGCGCTACGTCCCGCTGGAGGAGCTCTTCTCCTCCTCGGACGTCATCTCCCTCCACGTTCCGCTCACGCCGGGCACGCGCCACATGGTGGACGCGGCGGCGCTGGCGCGGATGAAGAAGGGCGTGGTGCTCGTCAACACCGGCCGCGGCGCGCTCATCGACAGCCGGGCGCTGCTGGGCGCGCTGAAGTCCGGGCACCTGGGCGGCGCCGGGCTGGATGTCTACGAAGAGGAGGAGGGTATCTTCTTCCAGGACCTCTCCGGGCAGGTGCTCCAGGACGACGTGCTGGCGCGGCTGCTCACCTTCCCCAACGTCCTCGTGACCTCGCACCAGGCCTTTCTCACCCACGAGGCGCTCGGCAACATCGCCGAGACAACGTTGGCCAATGTCCGGAGCTTCGAGCATGGTGAGCCCATGCAGAATGAGGTGCGCGCCGAGCAGGTCCTGCGCGCGCCGACGGCCTCTCGGTAG
- a CDS encoding SMI1/KNR4 family protein, with protein sequence MVLPPSYRQLLRVSNGIPGYMQAEHLSLRSAGEIVASQDDDTQWDEHAPLHRFVIASGETYEFIAFDGTRSDATGEAPLIWVDPRRDVTELEGFEAFLLAQLHFQKDVLEE encoded by the coding sequence ATGGTGCTGCCGCCGTCGTACCGGCAGCTCCTGCGAGTCAGCAACGGCATCCCCGGCTACATGCAGGCGGAGCACCTGTCGCTGCGCTCCGCGGGCGAAATCGTCGCGTCGCAGGACGACGACACCCAATGGGACGAGCACGCCCCCTTGCACCGCTTCGTCATCGCCTCGGGCGAGACGTACGAGTTCATCGCCTTCGACGGCACCCGGTCCGATGCCACGGGTGAGGCTCCGCTCATCTGGGTGGACCCGCGGCGCGACGTGACGGAGCTCGAGGGTTTCGAGGCGTTCCTGCTGGCGCAGCTCCACTTCCAGAAGGATGTGCTGGAGGAGTAG
- a CDS encoding DUF488 domain-containing protein, with product MTRLHRWSSATVFAVGHSTRPIEELVSLLWAHGVATVVDIRKMPRSRTNPQFNSDALEKTLPTVGIRYLHLANLGGLRKRGAPTSSANAAWRNASFRAYADYMQTSEFEEGLSELHDQLSHGPPALMCAEALRWRCHRSLVADALVARGAQVLHIESVARATPHRLTAFARISRGRVTYPSDPRTPRQPAVPFSADCR from the coding sequence ATGACACGTCTCCACCGCTGGAGCTCGGCAACGGTGTTCGCGGTGGGGCACTCCACGCGCCCCATCGAGGAGCTCGTCTCGCTCCTGTGGGCGCATGGCGTGGCGACCGTGGTCGACATCCGGAAGATGCCGCGCTCGCGCACGAACCCGCAGTTCAACAGCGATGCACTGGAGAAGACGCTCCCCACGGTCGGCATCCGCTACCTGCACCTCGCGAACCTCGGCGGCCTTCGCAAGCGAGGCGCCCCGACGAGCAGCGCGAACGCCGCCTGGCGCAACGCAAGCTTCCGCGCGTACGCGGACTACATGCAGACCTCGGAGTTCGAGGAAGGCCTCTCCGAGCTGCACGACCAGCTGTCACACGGTCCACCGGCCCTGATGTGCGCGGAGGCGCTCCGCTGGCGGTGTCACCGCTCCCTGGTCGCCGATGCGCTGGTGGCGCGTGGCGCCCAGGTGCTGCATATCGAAAGCGTCGCACGGGCCACGCCGCACCGGCTGACCGCCTTCGCACGCATCAGCCGGGGGCGAGTGACCTATCCGTCCGACCCGCGGACTCCACGGCAGCCAGCCGTGCCATTCTCGGCAGATTGCAGGTAG
- a CDS encoding LysR family transcriptional regulator yields the protein MSEPLFDDLLGLACFARVVELRSFTQAASALGVSKSVVSSRVARLESRVGERLLIRTTRKLTVTDAGMGVYAHCARMLQEAGAATRGASDAGRGTLRLNAPVSFAQLYLAGPLARFLAAHPDTTVEVVLSDRLVDLVEERVDVAIRITRLRDSSLVARKLATTSLHVCASPAYLARRGTPERPEDLLHHDCLRYTHLRSEDEWRFYGPQGRIRVPVSGSLATGNGTMLREAVAAGIGLAMLPRFMVDADLRSGRLVTVLDDFAPRPIGIYAIHASGRTPAPRLRALLDALASEFRTSKWG from the coding sequence ATGAGTGAACCCCTGTTCGACGACCTGCTCGGGCTCGCGTGCTTCGCACGGGTGGTGGAGCTTCGCTCGTTCACCCAGGCCGCCTCGGCGCTCGGGGTGTCCAAGTCCGTCGTCAGCTCGCGCGTGGCACGGCTGGAGTCGCGCGTGGGCGAGCGGCTGCTCATCCGCACCACGCGCAAGCTCACCGTCACCGATGCCGGCATGGGCGTGTACGCGCACTGCGCGCGGATGCTCCAGGAGGCCGGTGCCGCCACTCGCGGCGCCTCCGACGCGGGCCGGGGCACGCTGCGCCTCAATGCGCCCGTGAGCTTCGCGCAGCTGTACCTCGCCGGTCCGCTGGCGCGGTTCCTCGCCGCGCATCCGGACACCACCGTGGAAGTCGTCTTGAGCGACAGGCTGGTGGACCTCGTCGAGGAGCGCGTGGACGTGGCCATCCGGATTACGCGCCTGCGGGACTCCAGCCTCGTGGCCCGCAAGCTGGCCACCACGTCGCTGCACGTGTGCGCCTCGCCCGCGTACCTCGCGCGGCGTGGCACGCCCGAGCGTCCCGAGGACCTGCTCCACCACGACTGCCTGCGCTACACGCACCTGCGCTCCGAGGACGAGTGGCGCTTCTATGGCCCGCAAGGCCGCATCCGCGTGCCGGTGTCCGGCTCCCTGGCCACGGGCAATGGCACCATGCTGCGTGAGGCCGTGGCCGCGGGCATCGGCCTGGCCATGCTGCCTCGCTTCATGGTGGACGCGGACCTGCGCTCGGGGCGGCTCGTCACCGTGCTGGACGACTTCGCGCCCAGGCCCATCGGCATCTACGCCATCCATGCGTCCGGCCGCACGCCGGCCCCTCGTCTGCGGGCCCTGCTCGACGCGCTGGCCTCGGAGTTCCGCACCTCGAAGTGGGGATGA
- a CDS encoding choice-of-anchor D domain-containing protein — protein MPRHPLRSFLLLACLPAFVLACSDDPDEPPATPRAALIIDRASLDFGEVEVGQRSEEHLFTVRNASPAAVESVSVVTTGTGFSISASTCERFLDAGMECQVRVRFTPTLAGSNEARLQAEGAPDGDHAVLTGRGFTQLEIRALPAGATRIVASEGMGACTGPCTLTIRKAEVTLRAEPAGFTRWGGACGTTTSATCSIRMDGPKVASLEELTPVLQQELRLTRQPRTVKVASNGDVVVHYGSTVTRFDSSGQVRWSLPASVGPSAMDLDAQGNVYALSYDGRVSKYDPDGSPLWTRPPGAETYYGQRLSVTPDGRACFLVALGPFETGSRFRLVALSSQGDERWSREFNEGPYNYPSEMGVDADGAVYLSANVLKPSSSMAGSFEHVKSWFRRLNADGNVVWEKPSAPAVFSVRADGVTFIYSWGSRGTGFTAFNPDGTERPLIALPPGAEPPLTQELTPSGVMLIGGYRFPAAGTSDTTTGWFAAVDLTAGKRGPVTLINGSEPSKARVRTLALMQDGRVVVGGGFSENPDESEGFLRFYDPRVLTVDVSTL, from the coding sequence ATGCCTCGCCATCCGCTGCGCTCCTTCCTGCTGCTCGCCTGCCTGCCTGCCTTTGTCCTGGCATGTTCGGACGACCCCGACGAGCCTCCCGCCACACCACGCGCGGCCCTCATCATCGACCGGGCGTCGCTCGACTTCGGTGAGGTGGAGGTGGGCCAGCGCTCTGAAGAGCACCTGTTCACCGTGCGCAATGCCTCACCCGCCGCAGTGGAGTCGGTGTCCGTCGTCACCACGGGCACCGGGTTCTCCATCTCCGCCAGCACCTGCGAGCGCTTCCTCGATGCGGGCATGGAGTGCCAGGTCCGGGTGCGCTTCACGCCGACGCTGGCGGGCAGCAATGAGGCCCGGCTCCAGGCGGAGGGGGCTCCCGACGGGGACCACGCCGTCCTCACGGGCCGTGGCTTCACCCAGCTGGAGATTCGAGCGCTGCCCGCGGGGGCCACGCGCATCGTGGCCAGTGAGGGCATGGGGGCCTGCACCGGGCCCTGCACCCTCACCATCCGGAAGGCCGAGGTGACGCTCCGGGCCGAGCCCGCCGGGTTTACCCGCTGGGGCGGCGCCTGCGGCACGACGACGTCGGCGACCTGCTCCATTCGCATGGACGGACCCAAGGTCGCCTCCCTGGAGGAACTCACCCCCGTCCTTCAACAGGAGCTGCGGCTGACGCGCCAGCCTCGGACCGTGAAGGTCGCCTCCAACGGAGACGTCGTCGTCCATTACGGCTCCACCGTGACGCGGTTCGACAGCTCGGGCCAGGTCCGGTGGTCGCTCCCGGCGTCGGTCGGCCCCTCGGCGATGGACCTCGACGCCCAGGGCAACGTCTACGCGCTGAGTTACGACGGACGGGTCTCCAAGTACGACCCGGACGGCAGCCCCCTGTGGACCCGCCCCCCGGGTGCCGAGACGTACTATGGCCAGCGGCTCTCGGTGACTCCGGACGGCCGTGCCTGCTTCCTCGTGGCCCTGGGACCTTTCGAGACCGGGAGTCGGTTCCGGCTCGTCGCGCTGTCTTCCCAGGGGGACGAGCGCTGGAGCCGTGAGTTCAACGAGGGCCCCTACAACTACCCCTCCGAGATGGGCGTGGACGCGGACGGCGCCGTCTACCTCTCCGCAAACGTGCTGAAGCCGAGCTCCTCCATGGCCGGAAGCTTCGAGCACGTGAAGAGCTGGTTCCGAAGGCTGAATGCCGACGGCAACGTCGTCTGGGAAAAGCCCTCCGCTCCGGCCGTCTTCAGCGTCCGTGCCGACGGCGTGACGTTCATCTACAGTTGGGGTTCCAGAGGAACCGGCTTCACCGCGTTCAACCCGGATGGGACCGAGCGGCCCCTCATCGCGCTTCCCCCAGGAGCGGAGCCCCCCCTCACGCAGGAGTTGACGCCCTCGGGCGTGATGCTCATCGGCGGGTACCGGTTCCCCGCGGCGGGCACTTCCGACACGACCACGGGCTGGTTCGCGGCAGTGGACCTCACGGCAGGGAAGCGAGGCCCTGTCACCCTCATCAACGGGAGTGAGCCGTCCAAGGCCAGGGTCCGCACGCTGGCGCTCATGCAGGATGGACGTGTGGTAGTGGGAGGCGGCTTCAGCGAGAACCCCGATGAGTCAGAGGGCTTCCTCCGGTTCTATGACCCTCGCGTGCTCACCGTGGACGTGAGCACGCTGTAG
- a CDS encoding nicotinate phosphoribosyltransferase, with protein sequence MEAGTGLLTDLYQLTMVEAYLDEGLWDEAVFSLFTRRLPARRNYLLSAGLEDTLDVLEHLRFDVEALDWLASQGRFSDRLLGWLERFRFSGDVDAMPEGTPVFAEEPLLEVRAPLPEAQLVETYLLNQVHLQTLAASKAARVVEAAAGRTVMEFGLRRIHGVDAGLKVARAAYVAGVDSTSNVLAGQRYGIPLAGTMAHSYVQAHDDELAAFRAFVRVFPDATLLVDTYDTLHGVQHAIRLARELGEDFRVRALRLDSGDLLGLSKAARQLLDEAGLEHVRLYASGGLDEDAVARLVAHGAPFDGFGVGTAMGVSADAPSLDMAYKLVEYAGRERVKLSEGKVLLPGAKQVYRCYEDGEARGDVLTRRGDVEAGRPLLRPVMRAGKRLPGASPPLRDVREHAKREVSRLPPGVRALAPARPPYPVRLGTALAREREAQVEAWSAAP encoded by the coding sequence ATGGAGGCCGGCACCGGGCTGCTGACGGACCTCTACCAGCTGACGATGGTGGAGGCGTACCTGGACGAGGGGCTGTGGGACGAGGCGGTGTTCAGCCTCTTCACGCGGCGGCTGCCGGCACGGCGCAACTATCTGCTGTCAGCGGGCCTGGAGGACACGCTGGACGTGCTGGAGCACCTGCGCTTCGACGTGGAGGCGCTGGACTGGCTGGCCTCCCAGGGGCGCTTCTCGGACCGGCTGCTCGGCTGGCTGGAGCGCTTCCGCTTCAGCGGCGACGTGGACGCCATGCCGGAGGGCACGCCCGTGTTCGCCGAGGAGCCGCTGCTGGAGGTGCGCGCGCCGCTGCCGGAGGCGCAGCTGGTGGAGACGTACCTCCTCAACCAGGTCCACCTCCAGACGCTGGCGGCGTCGAAGGCGGCGCGCGTGGTGGAGGCCGCGGCGGGGCGCACGGTGATGGAGTTCGGCCTGCGGCGCATCCACGGTGTGGACGCGGGCCTGAAGGTGGCGCGGGCCGCGTACGTCGCGGGCGTGGACTCCACGTCCAACGTGCTCGCGGGGCAGCGGTATGGCATTCCGCTGGCGGGCACCATGGCGCACAGCTACGTGCAGGCGCACGACGACGAGCTGGCGGCCTTCCGCGCCTTCGTGCGCGTCTTCCCGGACGCGACGCTGCTGGTGGACACGTACGACACGCTGCACGGGGTACAGCACGCCATCCGGCTGGCGCGCGAGCTGGGAGAGGACTTCCGGGTGCGCGCGCTGCGGCTGGACTCGGGAGATTTGCTCGGCCTGTCGAAGGCGGCGCGGCAGCTGCTGGACGAGGCGGGGCTGGAGCACGTGCGGCTGTACGCGAGCGGCGGGCTGGACGAGGACGCGGTGGCGCGGCTGGTGGCGCACGGGGCGCCCTTCGACGGCTTCGGCGTGGGGACGGCGATGGGGGTGTCCGCGGACGCGCCCTCGCTGGACATGGCGTACAAGCTGGTGGAGTACGCGGGGCGCGAGCGCGTGAAGCTGTCGGAGGGGAAGGTGCTCCTCCCCGGCGCAAAGCAGGTGTACCGGTGCTACGAGGACGGCGAGGCGCGCGGGGACGTGCTCACGCGGCGGGGAGACGTGGAGGCGGGACGGCCGCTGCTCCGGCCCGTCATGCGCGCGGGGAAGCGGCTGCCGGGCGCGTCACCGCCGCTGAGGGACGTCCGGGAGCACGCGAAGCGGGAGGTGTCACGCCTCCCGCCCGGGGTGCGGGCCCTGGCACCGGCGAGACCGCCGTACCCGGTGAGGCTGGGCACGGCGCTGGCCAGGGAGCGCGAGGCGCAGGTGGAGGCCTGGTCCGCGGCGCCGTGA
- a CDS encoding Kelch repeat-containing protein — MTRVTATKPWLWLGLCALAFTTSAAASPWTNAGYMSRARHSHTATLLPDGKVLIAGGADRTTVTATSETYTPATNTWAPAASMSTPRSGHSATLLPDGQVLVVGGSNGSALATAELYNPATNTWSATGSLLTARRGHKAVLLPTGKVLVFGGLGTSYTTTLKSAELYDPATGTWTATGAMSTVSGITTATLLGSGGVLAINGDGIVAAAELYNPSTGTWSRVADPPRFYGHAATLLTSGAVLATGQETGQYDSGAWLYSPGNDSWKYAFEANETRRRGHSLTLLLSGNVLVARGTRNQMGGSAELFSAEDESLDVIGSDSPTTGHTATRLPSGQVLIVGGTSQEEPEIYSSAELFTEP, encoded by the coding sequence ATGACACGAGTGACTGCAACGAAGCCGTGGCTCTGGCTCGGGCTGTGTGCGCTGGCCTTCACCACCAGCGCCGCCGCCAGCCCCTGGACGAATGCCGGCTACATGAGCCGGGCCCGCCATTCCCACACCGCCACGCTGCTGCCCGACGGCAAGGTGCTCATCGCCGGAGGTGCGGACCGCACCACCGTGACGGCAACGAGTGAGACGTACACCCCCGCCACCAACACCTGGGCCCCCGCCGCCAGCATGAGCACGCCCCGCTCCGGCCACAGCGCGACGCTGCTGCCCGACGGCCAGGTGCTCGTCGTCGGCGGCTCCAACGGCAGCGCCCTGGCGACCGCGGAGCTCTACAACCCCGCCACCAACACCTGGAGCGCCACCGGCAGCCTGCTCACCGCGCGCCGCGGCCACAAGGCGGTGCTGCTGCCCACGGGCAAGGTGCTCGTCTTCGGCGGCCTGGGCACCAGCTACACCACCACCCTGAAGAGCGCCGAGCTCTACGACCCCGCCACCGGCACCTGGACGGCCACGGGCGCCATGTCCACCGTCTCCGGCATCACCACCGCCACGCTGCTCGGCTCGGGCGGCGTGCTCGCCATCAATGGCGACGGCATCGTCGCGGCCGCGGAGCTCTACAACCCGTCCACCGGCACGTGGAGCCGCGTGGCGGACCCGCCGCGCTTCTACGGGCACGCGGCCACGCTGCTGACCTCGGGCGCGGTGCTGGCCACGGGCCAGGAGACCGGGCAGTACGACAGCGGCGCGTGGCTGTACTCGCCAGGGAACGACTCCTGGAAGTACGCCTTCGAAGCCAACGAGACGCGCCGCCGGGGCCACAGCCTCACGCTGCTGCTCTCCGGCAATGTGCTCGTCGCCCGCGGCACGCGCAACCAGATGGGCGGCAGCGCGGAGCTGTTCTCCGCGGAGGACGAAAGCCTGGATGTCATTGGCTCGGACTCGCCCACCACCGGGCACACCGCCACGCGGCTGCCCTCCGGTCAGGTGCTCATCGTCGGCGGCACCAGCCAGGAGGAGCCCGAAATCTACTCCTCCGCGGAGCTCTTCACCGAGCCCTGA